A segment of the Calditerricola satsumensis genome:
GGCGTCGGCCGGCAGCACCCCCAGGGCGCCGTCAAAGAGTCCCGCCGTGCGGTAGACCATGCTCTCCATCACATAGGTGCGGATGGCCATGTCGGCCAGCTTCTGCTGGATGAGCGGGAACGAGGCGATCGGCCGGCCGAACTGCTTGCGCTGCTTGGCGTACTGGGCCGACAGCTCCACGGCCCGCTTGGCCGACCCGACGCAGCCCGCCGCCAGCTTCCAGCGGCCGATGTTCAGGATGTTGAAGGCGATGACGTGGCCGCGCCCCACCTCGCCGAGGAGGTTTTCCACCGGCACGCGGGCGTCCTGGAGGATGAGCGTCCGCGTCGAGGAGCCCTCGATGCCCATCTTCTTCTCCTCCGCCCCGGTGGAGACGCCCGGGAACGCGCGCTCGACGATGAAGGCGGAGAACTTGTCGCCGTCCACCTTGGCGTAGACGACGAAGACGTCGGCAAAACCGGCGTTCGTGATCCACTGCTTCTCGCCGTTCAGAATGTAGTGCGTTCCGTCCGGGCTCAGCGTGGCCGTCGTCTTGGCCCCCAGCGCGTCGGAGCCGGAGCCGGGCTCGGTGAGGGCGTAGGCGGCGATCTTCTTGCCCGCGGCCAGATCCGGCAGGTACTTCTTCTTTTGCGCTTCGGTGCCGAAGAAGACGATGGGCAGGGTACCGATGCCCACGTGGGCCCCGTAGGTGAGGGAGAAGGACCGGGCGCGAGCAAATTTCTCGGTGACGATCGTCGTGCTGATCTTGTCCAGCCCGAGCCCGCCGTAGGCCTCGGGCACGTCGCCGCCGAGAAGGCCCAGCTCGCCGGCCTTGCGCATCAGGGCAACGGACGTGGCAAAGTCGTGGTCCTGCTCGATGCGGTCGATCACCGGCAGCACCTCGTTTTCCACAAACTCTTCCGTGGTGCTGGCGATCATCTTGTGCTCCTCGGTGAAATCCTCCGGCGTAAACACGGCCTGCGGGTCCGTCTCCTCGATGAGGAAGGACGCCCCCTTCACCCGTTCGGTCATGGCCCGTTCCTCCGATTTCGTCGTCATGTGCGCTCCTCCTTTTCAACGTATTCGCGCCGGCTTGCGGTCATGCGACGCGCCGACACACCCGTCGTGGCCCTCTCCGCTTACGGCAGCGCCTCAAAGACGCCCGCGGCGCCCATGCCGCCGCCGATGCACATCGACACGACACCGTAGCGCCCCTTGCGCCGGGCCAGCTCGTACAGCAGCGTCACCGTCTGGCGCGCCCCCGTGCAGCCCAGCGGGTGGCCCAGGGCGATGGCCCCGCCGTTGACGTTGACGCGCTCTTCATCCAGTTCCAGGGCGCGGATGCAGTGGACGGCCTGGGAGGCGAAGGCCTCGTTCAGCTCGATCAGGTCGACGTCCTGCTGGCGCACGCCGGCCAGCTTCAGGGCCTTGGGGATCGCCTCCACCGGCCCCACGCCCATGATGTCGGGGTCGACGCCGGCCACGGCGAAGGAGCGGAACACGCCAAGGGGCTTTACGCCCAGCTCCTCGGCCTTCTCCGCCGCCATCACCACCACCGCCGCGGCGCCGTCGCTGGTTTGCGAGGCGTTGCCCGCCGTCACCGTGCCGTCAACGGCGAAAACCGGCTTGAGCCGGGCCAGCGCTTCCAGCGACGTGTCGGGGCGGACACCTTCGTCGGTGTCAAAGAGCCGCGTGCGTTCCACGAGGCGCCCGTCCTCGTCCACCCCGCGCTCCGGCACCTCGACGGGGACGATTTCGTCGCGGAAGCGCCCCTCGGCGATGGCCGCCGCCGCGCGCCGGTGGCTGCGCAGGGCAAAGGCGTCCTGGTCCTCGCGGGTGATGCCGAAGCGGCGCGCCACCCGTTCGGCGGTGTGGCCCATGCTCATGTACACCTCGGGGAAGTGGTCGACGAGGTACGGGTTGGGCGACACCTTGTTCCCCGTCATCGGCACCAGGCTCATGCTCTCCACGCCTCCGGCCACAATCACGTCGGCAAAACCGCACATGATGCGCTGCGCGGCGTCGGCAATGGCCTGCAGGCCGGAAGAGCAGAAGCGGTTGACCGTCACCCCCGGCACGGTGGTGGGCAGCCCGGCGCGCAGGGCGATGATGCGGGCGATGTTGAGGCCCTGCTCCGCCTCGGGAATGGCACAGCCGAAGATGACGTCGTCGACCGCTTCGGGCTTGAGGCCCGGCACGCGGGCGAGGGCCTCGCGGACGACGAGGGCCCCCAGGTCGTCGGGGCGCACATGGCGGAGCGCGCCCTTCTTGGCCTTGCCGATGGGCGTGCGCACCGCGGCA
Coding sequences within it:
- a CDS encoding acyl-CoA dehydrogenase family protein; translated protein: MTTKSEERAMTERVKGASFLIEETDPQAVFTPEDFTEEHKMIASTTEEFVENEVLPVIDRIEQDHDFATSVALMRKAGELGLLGGDVPEAYGGLGLDKISTTIVTEKFARARSFSLTYGAHVGIGTLPIVFFGTEAQKKKYLPDLAAGKKIAAYALTEPGSGSDALGAKTTATLSPDGTHYILNGEKQWITNAGFADVFVVYAKVDGDKFSAFIVERAFPGVSTGAEEKKMGIEGSSTRTLILQDARVPVENLLGEVGRGHVIAFNILNIGRWKLAAGCVGSAKRAVELSAQYAKQRKQFGRPIASFPLIQQKLADMAIRTYVMESMVYRTAGLFDGALGVLPADADGQTAAKAIADYAVECSVNKVFATEALDFIVDEGVQIHGGYGYMREYEIENLYRGSRINRIFEGTNEINRLLIPDMLVKKALRGELALLPAAQALQQELVAFVPTEPGDAPLEREADLVRRAKKLFLFLSGLAVQKHQQALEREQELLAAVADCVIEVFAMESALLRAQKAIARDGLEKAALKVAYTQAYVQDAFDKLERIGRTALAALEEGDALRAQLAVLRKLVRRTPLNAVALKRQIAARVLEAERYVS
- a CDS encoding acetyl-CoA C-acetyltransferase, giving the protein MREAVIVAAVRTPIGKAKKGALRHVRPDDLGALVVREALARVPGLKPEAVDDVIFGCAIPEAEQGLNIARIIALRAGLPTTVPGVTVNRFCSSGLQAIADAAQRIMCGFADVIVAGGVESMSLVPMTGNKVSPNPYLVDHFPEVYMSMGHTAERVARRFGITREDQDAFALRSHRRAAAAIAEGRFRDEIVPVEVPERGVDEDGRLVERTRLFDTDEGVRPDTSLEALARLKPVFAVDGTVTAGNASQTSDGAAAVVVMAAEKAEELGVKPLGVFRSFAVAGVDPDIMGVGPVEAIPKALKLAGVRQQDVDLIELNEAFASQAVHCIRALELDEERVNVNGGAIALGHPLGCTGARQTVTLLYELARRKGRYGVVSMCIGGGMGAAGVFEALP